From a single Nicotiana tomentosiformis chromosome 2, ASM39032v3, whole genome shotgun sequence genomic region:
- the LOC138906649 gene encoding uncharacterized protein, with protein sequence MNFTSYEPTPNWNMPSSGVLDHGGPSGSHHQQDNVHHGMSTHYDFENEHPEGPVLTELPEDDIFNRDLVDAQSQEENSDYENNADESGDNIPFLDEGDDEEEENAGPDLTREHAPPPLDQECTSPTCRFIQGRFPTLIICQVCRMWMPSQGILTKFGQQCGMNLEQRCCQRACFFLIKRA encoded by the exons atgaattttacaagttatgaaccaacacccaattggaatatgcctagttctGGTGTgctggatcatggtggtccatccgggagtcatcaccaacaggataatgtccatcatgggatgtcaacacattacgattt tgaaaacgagcatcctgaaggtcctgtccttactgaattgcccgaagatgacatatttaatcgggatctggtagatgcacagagtcaggaagagaatagtgattatgaaAATAATGCCGATGAGTCTGGAGATAACATACCCTTCCTTGATGAGGGAGATGATGAGGAAGAAGAGAATGCTGGACccgatttgacgagggagcatgctccacccccgttagaccaagagtgtacgagtcccacgtgccgtttcattcaaggaagattccctaccttgatcatttgtcaagtatgccggatgtggatgccctcacaagggatattgacgaaattcggacagcaatgtgggatgaatctagagcaacggtgctgtcaaagggcatgctttttcttgataaagcgcgcctaa